The window AACAACATCAGCAGTCGCCCTCCTCGCTGGTAACATCAGAGAAATCATCGTactcagcttcagcagcctcctccTCATCACCATGAAGGTGTTGGCGAACAAGcctacgatgctgctcggcgaGGGGGTCATCCGAGTTGAAGTTGAGGGCATGCTCGATCAGGCGATACATGTTATCCGTCTCCATGGCGTCGGGGCAGAACGGGCATCGGAACCACACCTAGCCGCTGGCTGCAAACCTTTTAGAGAACCGCAGGGGCTCCTCGACATgtccctgcggcggcggcagcggcgagggagCTCGATGGCCGGGGCCATTGCCAGCTGAAccgcgcggtggcggtggcggcggcggcggaaccgccgaggccgccgggtCGATGCCAGGGCATTGCCGCTTCGCCGACGGCGAGGGATACCCGCTGCGCCGGACGGACGACGCTGGCGGCGCATCGGAACCGTCGCTTGACTGCAACATGCAATGGACAAaaatcaagaacacaaaatccaAATCTATCTCACCAATCAAGATTAACAGTAGGgttttttttgccaaaagcTTACCGACGATGAGGAGCGAGGAGGGGAGCTTGCCGACGGGATGCTTGCCTTTTGCTTCCCCTTGGGGTCAATGGTGTCAGTCGACAGCGGTGGTGCGTGCACAGGAAGCGAGGAGAGGGCGGAGAAGTTGCCGATGAAGATGAAGCGTGGCTTGGGAATTAATTGAAGTGATGGGACGGTTTGGGGGAGAAaggggagtaggaggtagagAAAGGCGCCCCCCGGCAGTTAATTGTTTCCATCCAAAAGAGAAACACCTTTTGTCCCCAACATGCGGGACCCACTGTCCCaggccgggcccacctgtcggtgcaAGGTTCATGGCGTAATCCTCGAATGCGCTTTCGTATGTGTGACTGAAACGCAAGCCCCACCTGTTGGTGCCGGGTTCATGGCCAAGTCTTCATCAGTTCTTCACGGTTCTACGTATTTTCTGTTTTGATTCATAACAAAAACTTAAATCGTGGTTAGATTTCTCATTTCTTGTCCGATTCAGTTCGTTCTTTTTTCTAACTTTGTATATAATTTATGTCATGGGTTCCACTGTGCACATAGACTCTAGTTTGATTTTGTACCTTATTAGCATTGCAGACACTAAGTCCTAATAACTCTCCAATGtaggtgtatttgtcaatgaaATTTGATGTATAGGCCAATATGGCACACATGTACATATAGAATTATATGATGGACTATTTAAAACGTAAACTGTTGTGTCCCCGACATGTGGGAACACCCACCCACTGTAATCCTGGCGTGCGGTTTTGTATGTGCGACTGCAAAGCGGggtccacctgtcggcgccagAATCTAGGCGTAATCATGGCGTGCGCGTTAATATGTGCGACTGAAACATTGGTC is drawn from Panicum virgatum strain AP13 chromosome 1N, P.virgatum_v5, whole genome shotgun sequence and contains these coding sequences:
- the LOC120653438 gene encoding formin-like protein 3; its protein translation is MNLAPTGGPGLGQWVPHPRFIFIGNFSALSSLPVHAPPLSTDTIDPKGKQKASIPSASSPPRSSSSSSDGSDAPPASSVRRSGYPSPSAKRQCPGIDPAASAVPPPPPPPPRGSAGNGPGHRAPSPLPPPQGHVEEPLRFSKRFAASG